Proteins encoded together in one Lathyrus oleraceus cultivar Zhongwan6 chromosome 5, CAAS_Psat_ZW6_1.0, whole genome shotgun sequence window:
- the LOC127083447 gene encoding vacuolar protein sorting-associated protein 29 has protein sequence MVLVLALGDLHVPHRAPDLPAKFKSMLVPGKIQHIICPGNLCIKEVHDYLKTLCPDLHITRGEYDEESKYPETKTLTIGQFKLGLCHGHQVIPWGDLDSLAMLQRQLDVDILVTGHTHQFTAYKHEGGVVINPGSATGAYSSITYDVNPSFVLMDIDGLRVVVYVYELIDGEVKVDKIDFKKTSSNQSAH, from the exons ATGGTGCTTGTGTTGGCCCTAGGGGATTTGCATGTGCCACATAGAGCACCTGATCTCCCTGCAAAGTTCAAATCCATGCTTGTCCCTGGCAAGATTCAACATATTATTTGCCCTGGAAATTTATGTATTAAA GAAGTTCATGACTACTTGAAGACTCTTTGTCCAGATTTGCATATAACTCGTGGCGAGTATGATGAAGAGTCGAAATATCCAGAGACTAAAACACTAACCATTGGTCAATTTAAGCTTGGACTTTGCCATGGTCATCAG GTTATTCCATGGGGAGACCTAGATTCACTAGCAATGCTGCAGAGGCAACTTGATGTAGACATCCTTGTGACAGGTCACACCCATCAGTTTACAGCATACAAACACGAGGGTGGTGTAGTTATAAATCCAGGTTCTGCAACTGGTGCCTATAGCAGTATCACATATGATGTGAACCCAAGTTTTGTCCTCATGGACATTGATGGTCTGCGTGTTGTGGTCTATGTGTATGAACTGATTGATGGAGAGGTTAAGGTTGACAAGATAGATTTCAAGAAAACATCCTCAAACCAGTCTGCTCACTGA